In Streptomyces sannanensis, the DNA window GGGCCTCGAGGTGATCGAGATTCCCGGCAGCGAGCTGGGGCGGGGCAGGGGCGGGCCGCGCTGCATGAGCTGCCCGGTCGAACGTGAGGCTGTATAGCAATGCATTGATTCGTATATAGTTTCAGGGTCCCCGCATTCGCGACCCCATGCGACCCAGGAGCAGCCACCATGGCGACACAACTGGCAGGCCGCCATTTCCTCAAGGAGCTGGACTTCTCGGCCGAGGAGTTCCGCGGCCTGATCGGTCTGGCCGCGGAGCTCAAGTCGGCCAAGCGCGCGGGGGTCGAGGTGCAGCGGCTGCGGGGCAGGAACATCGCGCTGATCTTCGAGAAGACCTCCACCCGCACCCGCTGCGCCTTCGAGGTCGCCGCCGCCGACCAGGGGGCCTCGACGACCTACCTCGACCCCTCCGGCTCCCAGATGGGCCACAAGGAGTCGGTGAAGGACACCGCGCGGGTGCTCGGCCGGATGTTCGACGGCATCGAGTACCGCGGGGACAGTCAGGCCACGGTCGAGGAACTGGCCGCCTTCGCGGGTGTACCCGTCTTCAACGGACTCACGGACGACTGGCACCCCACCCAGATGCTCGCCGATGTGCTCACCATGACCGAGCACAGCGACAAGCCCCTCGAGGAGATCGCCTTCGCCTATCTGGGTGACGCCCGCTTCAACATGGGCAACTCGTACCTTGTCACCGGCGCCCTGCTGGGCATGGACGTACGGATCGTCGCGCCCCGCTCCTACTGGCCGGCCGAGGAGATCGTCGCCGAGGCCCGCGGGCTCGCCGAGGTGAGCGGCGCCCGGATCACCCTCACCGAGGACGTCGCCGAGGGCGTCCGGGGCGCCGACTTCGTCGCCACGGACGTCTGGGTGTCGATGGGTGAGCCCAAGGAGGTCTGGGACGAGCGCATAGCGGCCCTCGGGCCGTATGCCGTGACCATGGACGTGCTGCGCGCCACCGGCAATCCCGGCGTGAAGTTCATGCACTGCCTGCCTGCCTACCACGACCTCGGCACCGCGGTCGGCCGCGAGATCCACGAGCGGCACGGGCTGACCGAGCTGGAGGTCGGCGACGAGGTCTTCGAGTCGGAGCATTCGGTCGTCTTCGACGAGGCGGAGAACCGGATGCACACGATCAAGGCCGTACTGGTCGCCACCCTCGCGGATGCCTGACCTGGCGGCGTGGCGCGGAACCGAGCGCCACGTATTCGAGCGTGCGCGTATTGCGCACTCGTGACGAGAGTCACGAAGGGGTGATAGCTTCGAAGGGCAGGCAGCAGCCCGCCGCCGAAGGAGGCCACACCCCATGAGCCCCTTTCTCAGCTCCGCTCCCCGCACCGAGGAATGGCGCCACCTCGAGGTGACCGTGGCGGACGGTGTCGCCACCGTCACCCTCGCCCGCCCCGAGAAGCTCAACGCGCTCACTTTCGGCGCGTACGCCGACCTGCGCGACCTGCTCGCCGAACTCTCCCGCGAGCGGGCCGTACGTGCCCTGGTGCTCGCCGGAGAGGGCCGGGGCTTCTGCTCGGGAGGCGACGTCGACGACATCATCGGCGCCACCCTCGCCATGGACACCGCCCAGCTCCTCGACTTCAACCGGATGACCGGACAGGTCGTGCGTGCCATCCGCGAATGCCCCTTCCCGGTGATCGCCGCCGTACACGGCGTGGCCGCCGGGGCCGGAGCGGTCCTCGCCCTCGCCGCGGACTTCCGGATCGCCGACCCCTCCGCCCGGTTCGCCTTCCTCTTCACCAAGGTCGGCCTCTCCGGCGGGGACATGGGCGCCGCCTATCTGCTGCCGCGTGTCGTCGGCCTCGGCCATGCCACCCGGCTGCTGATGCTCGGCGAACCGGTCCGCGCCGCCGAGGCCGAGCGGATCGGCCTCATCAGCGAACTGACCGACGAAGGACAGGCCGGCAGCCGCGCCGCCGAGCTGGCCCGCCACCTCGCCCAGG includes these proteins:
- a CDS encoding enoyl-CoA hydratase family protein, which translates into the protein MSPFLSSAPRTEEWRHLEVTVADGVATVTLARPEKLNALTFGAYADLRDLLAELSRERAVRALVLAGEGRGFCSGGDVDDIIGATLAMDTAQLLDFNRMTGQVVRAIRECPFPVIAAVHGVAAGAGAVLALAADFRIADPSARFAFLFTKVGLSGGDMGAAYLLPRVVGLGHATRLLMLGEPVRAAEAERIGLISELTDEGQAGSRAAELARHLAQGPALAYAQTKALLTAELDMPLAASVELDANTQALLMNGDDYAEFHAAFTEKRPPKWKGR
- the argF gene encoding ornithine carbamoyltransferase; this translates as MATQLAGRHFLKELDFSAEEFRGLIGLAAELKSAKRAGVEVQRLRGRNIALIFEKTSTRTRCAFEVAAADQGASTTYLDPSGSQMGHKESVKDTARVLGRMFDGIEYRGDSQATVEELAAFAGVPVFNGLTDDWHPTQMLADVLTMTEHSDKPLEEIAFAYLGDARFNMGNSYLVTGALLGMDVRIVAPRSYWPAEEIVAEARGLAEVSGARITLTEDVAEGVRGADFVATDVWVSMGEPKEVWDERIAALGPYAVTMDVLRATGNPGVKFMHCLPAYHDLGTAVGREIHERHGLTELEVGDEVFESEHSVVFDEAENRMHTIKAVLVATLADA